DNA sequence from the Nakaseomyces glabratus chromosome E, complete sequence genome:
ATTGATCTTTGCATATGATAAAATACTGTGATGCAACATGCTCTACAGTTGCCGTATTTACAGGGCCctgatattttattcttttgcACACCACCATCCACATTATTTAACTATTCAGTAGGGTGTAAATTATTTAAATGACTACGATGTAGTTAAGTACCATAATTATAGATATGCAGATTCATCGCTCTTATGGAATTATTCATCCAGCCATTGCTAACGGCCACTGTGTTCAACCAAAACACGTCccaaattgaaaaaaatgaaaaactcGGGTTTACCTTTTAAcattgaaaacaaaatcatcGAGGACTAGCAAATGCTTAATACTTCTAACTTGTCTCTGAGTTACAACTAAGGCATATTAGTATAAGAGCCCAAGCTTTGATATCACCAATACAGCAGTTACTTAGATGGCGCTAATTGGCGAAGTTGGCATTCTCCAGGTTGCGATTGCCCTGGGAATTAGTGCCCTGGTTGGTTTGTACTCTATAATTTACCTCTTCTCACATAATCCTAGACAACCATTTGCAGAGGAGTTACGTTATCATACCTTTGATGATAAGGGAGGTATAGTACGATTTGATGTTGATAGAGTTAATGAAGGTGATTTGCATTTAGACGACATCCTTATTTCCGTTGTCGTTCCTGCATATAATGAAACTGATAGAATACACGTAATGTTAGATGACACCATTAAGTATTTGAGATCCCAATTTCCAAATAGATGGGAGATATTGATTGTTGACGATGGCTCTAAAGATGGTACAACAGAATACTGTTTGAAACTTGCCGCAGAAGAATACAAACTTCAGCCAAAGGAGTTACGCGTCATTAAATTTATAGAAAATAGAGGTAAAGGTGGTGCAGTAAGACAAGGTCTTCTACATATCAGAGGTAAATATGGTCTTTTTGCTGATGCCGATGGTGCAAGTAAGTTTAGcgatatttcaaaattaattGACAGCATCCAAAAACTAGAAAAATCTGAcgatgaaaagaaacctAAAGCAGCAATGGCTATCGGATCAAGAGCTCATATGGTAAATACTGAAGCAGTGATAAAGAGATCGCTTCTAAGAAATTGCCTTATGTATGGTTTCCATACATTGGTGTACATATTTGGTATTAGGTCTATTAAAGATACCCAGTGTGGCTTCAAGCTATTTAACAGGCCAGCTATTGATCTTATTTTTCCTTATATGCATACAGAGGGTTGGATATTCGACGTTGAAATTTTGTTACTAGCCAACAAAAAAGCAATTCCAGTTTCAGAAATCCCTATATCATGGCATGAAGTTGATGGTTCTAAAATGGCCCTTGCGCTAGATAGCATCAAAATGGCTATCGATTTGGTTGTTATTAGAATGGCATATATTCTGGGTATATATAATCCTTATAAACAATGTTGAATATAAACTTGGAAAGCCGCTGAACCCAATAGTGTTTTACCACATATCAGAATGGATATTTCAAATATCACtatgtaaatatattaatggTGGTAAATCCATAAATTCATACATAGATTATATTAATACATAAACTgtaaaataatacaattACAATAACCGAATGCAGTATATCCATTTATTGTATCTTTTTTTGaccttcaaatatttcatatgAAAGTGATGATAGTTTTCTGCGAACAATAGTTCCATTATTGAGGAACGTCCTAATCAATGTAGCGTATTCTTTGCTGTCCGTCATTATATTGTCAAAAGCTTTGATTAAAGCGGGTGTGTTTATTTCTAATTCGATTTCGTGTGTTATTTCAACGTCATTTGATTTTATGCCTTTATTATGATTTTGAACTTTTGTGATATCGAACCTTGTACAAGAGTCATTATGAATATAACTAACTCTCtcttttgttctttcaCTAACAGGTGTTTGATGTTGATACTTCTCTGGTGGATCGTTTTCAGGAACCGGAAGTTCTAAGTTTATTGATAACTTAACATCATAACTATCCTTTGGAGAGTAGATTAATAATTGAGATATGTGTCTCTTCTCGATAAATGCACCAATTCTACCTGTTTTTACATCTGAACTCATTCTTAAAAATCTCGGTCTTTGGGTAGATGTACCGACTCTATAGACTGCATCCTTAGTTTGTGCTTCAATCACGTTAAATTTACCAGCATTTTCTGTGATTTCACTGAGACTTTGGATATATTTACTGAGTTCTTTGAACACAGTCTCGTCTACATTTGGTGTAAGGTGAGCATCCATATCAGTATATACTGCCTGTGAGGAAACTGGTGGATTAACTCTATCTGGGCTTTTTGATTCTAATAAAACTCCAAATTTCATTTCCAGCTCAATAAACGGTCTCAAATCTGGGTCAATCGAATATAAAGTTGCATAAACCCAATCCTGAACTGACTTTGTTAAATCATCATCTGGTATAATGTCTAAAATGGAGTTGTCAATTTTGAAGTCATTTGTGTCGATGTTTTGTAGAGCTTTAACTGTAGGTTTCCATTTTTGAGCCCAAATTGGTgtgtttttatatttatttggCTTGGAAGATGCAGATATTTCGTTTAATAGTTCCAGATCCTTTTTTACACTATTCTTTTTAGAAAGTGTAGATGTCTTTTCttggaatattttttcGACTTGGTtcatattatcatttttaatatCGTGGGTTTCTTCTGAATTGCTTTCGTTTACGTTATCTTTCtgtttattttcttgttgaTATTCTGTTATTGTTTGTTCAGTTTCAGTTTTTGGTTTATGTTCCTCCGTGACAGTTTCATCGATACTGTCGGAAAGAATATTTGGTAAGCTATGCTTGTTCGATGTTTTTTCCATTCCAGCTGCTTTATGGTCGTTATAGGTAGTATCTTCCGCATTGGTTATGGACTGGATAGATGGTCTCTTGTATTCGTTGGTATCAGGTTCTTTTACTAATTCTGGTCCAGTCAAGTCAGGTTTCTCCTCTGACGAATCCTTTCTATCTGTAGCACTTATATTGCTGGAAAGAGGATCAACAGGGACTGAGGATTCTTTTGAATTGCTGGGTGATTCATTTGATATGCTTGGTGTTGTTTTAGAGGTATCTTTCTTTCTCGCCTGAATTCGTTTTTTCTCTGGAGAGAATCTATCTTGTTTGTCATAGTCAAATGTTATGCCATTATCAAAAGTGAACTCCCCACCAACATCATCATCTGTATCAGtgtcttcttcaatgaCACCATTAGAGTTCAGGTCACTGTTGCTGTTATTACCGTTCACAATGTTTTCAATAGCACCAGGTCTGTTGTCATCTGATCGTACACTGCTTTCGTTGTCGGCTAGTTTTTGCAGCTTTGacttatcattttcatcgTGGTTGACAAGGTCATCCAGAGACAAAGCTCTCTTCGAGTGGTGTTCAGACATCTAGAAGCTCCAAAAACTGTATGATGCCTGCCTTTCTTTACCTAACTTTCAGCTTTGTTTTACAAGTACTCGGTATAAAAACAATCACTGATTCCAAATTCAATCACTGTACTTCACAATTGAAAAGGTATAAATATGACTGCACTAGTTATTCCGGTAAACACTAGCTATAGTAAAATCTCTCACTGGAACGGTTTGCTTAACTATTAGGCATCGTTGTAATTTGacctatttttttcagaaagaTTTTTTGCCGAGTGAAATGCCATATTAGTATGGCGTAAGGAGTGATATAACATGTGGTTATACTATGCTAGGCGCAAGTATCAGTTTATACTGGTATAACAGCAACTGGGAATGAACTGTGCATACATCCAAATCACATAATATTTGATGCTCCTATCTAGTTGCTCTTTTATGAACTTCTGTatagtttgtttttttggttctgatttctttattatctCCTGACGTGATTaaataccaaaatattaaatatgtTGAGCTGAAAGAATTGATAAAACTTGCTTCTGGAATAGTTTCAACAACCGAAGAGAGATGACGCCACGTAGTTATCACGATTTCTGGAAGACAGATAGTAACTGTATAATTGGAAGAAATGTTTATTTGTTTATGAATCTCTAAATAGTatttaataaaatgaaGGGGAAACATAATTTAGTGTAACCCATGAGTACTTGTCTATATAAATAGATATGAAATGAGTGAGCCTTAAGTaatgaaaatgtaaaaTCTGTagatatgaaaaaaaaaaattgtatttgAACCAGCAATAATAGATGTTTTTATTGTATGTATATGAACATTAAAACGTGACATGGATATTAAACATAATTGTGACATGAAAGGAATGGATGGTAATGAAATCAGGAGGAGGCAAATTGCTTATGGGTTGAACACTTCAACAATAAACATTTGACAAATCCAATTTTAGTTTTGCAACGAgataaacaaaaagataaaatgagatgaaagaaaatcaaaTGTATCTCCCTGCAGCTAGTACTGCCATCTTAGTGGATATCGCTTGGGTTGAAGCTTTGAGACTTGTATGGGTTAAACTTAGCTGAGCGTGGAGACATAGGTCTATGTACAGTGGATGCAGTTCTCTTATTTGTCATGTTGTTAAAGTTCATCATTGGGTTAGTGTTAAATGCTGTTGGGGAGCTTGTAGGAGACATAGGAACGTTGCTTAGCTCATGCAGTGTAGCAGGTAGTAATGGCGAGGATGCATGTTGTTGATAAGTAAACAAAGAATCTATCTCTTGGCACTTCTTCTGTTCCTGAGGACTCAATAGAGACCTTGGACAAAAGAACAGATCATCCTCAAACGACTTGCAAATATTGTTTCTGTATAGGATAGAAGCTGGGTCTTCTACAGATCCTTTGTAGAAGTTAAGCATCATTGCAGATGAGGGATTAGAAGAGTCTGAAGatacagaagaagaagatgaaacaGTCCTGCTGTTCATCATGCCAGTTCCAGGAGGTGTACTAGATGGCGAGACAAAGCCTCGAACTCTATATTCATTATCCAGGGATTGCATGTTCTTATCTGTAGGTTGAGTGTGTTTATAGTTTCAAATTTAACTTaacttttttattttctgtaACGTGAAGGAATATCAATATGTAAGCATAAATGATAATCCCTATCTTTCGGTTTGTGTTCTGGTAATTTTCAAAGTTATACTATAACttaaattttataatagttgtgtgtgtgtatgTTGTGTTTAGGTTGTGTGTGTGATGATGTTTAGTGTTTACTCTTATTGAGGtaatcaaacaaaaatatatatcacaAGCaacttatatatatgactACTCTTCTCATTAATATGGTTCTACTGTTCTGCCAGTCTTAGGTTTGTAAACACAATCGCAGTAGGTGATGTTCCGTCCCTAAGAAACCCTCTGGGGGCCACACCTTGACTCAACAGTAGAATGCTGGCTAGCGTGCGGccctttatttttcttgtttttctttttcctttctttttattccAGCTTGGTTTTTGCATTGTGCGGTGGATTCACTGGAGAAGACTGCGCAAGTCACCTCGCAAAAACCCATGGCACCTCTGTGCCTTACTTTCAGTGCTGTGCTGTTCCAGGAAAATCCTTCTGAAGAGATGTCTGGGTAAAGTGAGGGGGTGGGATAGGTGTAAAGATAACAGTgttgaaatgaaaagataATGGCTAGATACGGATGGAAGGGACCCTTTACGGTGTCCTCTCCATTATGAGGGGACAAGCCCGGTTGGAGAGAGAGAAACTGTTGGACCGAGCGTTACGAAGCGATAAGAACACATAGTGCACGAGCGTTAAAGTGTGCTGAGAGAGCGAGGTGCGCAGTACGTCACACTGTTTTCTTGTATCCGGTCTTCACTTCACATTACCAAGGATTTTCTTCTAGAAGAAATTCATAAAACTAATGcccacacacacacacaagAGAGCTTCATCAACTTTCTcgaaatacaaaaaaaagggtACTAACCGAAAAACCGCACATACATACGCAGCCCTGTGTGGAATATTTGCGTAAAATGTAGACCTTGTTCTCTATATGTGTTCTGCCTGTAAAAGATGATTCTCAACTACCCACAAAGATATAACAACAACATAGTATAGCAGGTGCTTCATTTGCACCACCTCCCCATTGTTTGACCGGATGCGTGCAAACAGCCGCACTGCAGAACTTGTCTGCGCTCAAAGTTTCCCACAAAACAGCAAAAGAGCCCGCATGATTGCTCCACCGAAAAGTAAAACACTGCGGACGACTACACCAAGAAGTAGCAATACCCATACTACTCCCCTCCCCACTGACTCGTTGCAACGTACATAGCTtcatacaaaaaaaatggcgGAGGGACAGTCGCTGTGAGGACAAGGAGAGACACCAAAACTTACAGCACGATACTAGCTTACACCCACACCTCTCACCGGGACAGGGTACCTGAAATAGAGTAACGGGCCTCTGAGTTTATGCAGCTTCTGCGTACACGCactctctttcttttactTCTCTTTTCACACTGGAGTCATCCATCTTAGGCCATAGCTGTTAGAGCATTGAGAGCATCTCCCTGCCAGAAAGCCACATACCAGCAAGTGCAAGAGACTCGGATTTTTGTTCGAGTGTTTATTCTATATGCTCTCACTCTCTTTAGGCTTTCGTTGGCTTGCAATTACCTTGAGGGACAAGGGGATTTCAAGACATCTTAGAAGCAACCAAGCAAACAAGTTGGAGCTGACGGACAGTAGTGTTCTCGGTAAATCCCTCATCTTGCATCGAAAGGTCGAAAAGTCCTATTGTTGTTTACCCAGCTTTCCCCCCCTCGGAGGTGAACCATCTCGCTGTGTGGATTTTTGCGAACCACATTCATGGACGGTCCCCCTACTTTGTACCTGATTCTCAGTTACAGAATGTATCGGAATGCTGTTTTGCTTGAGAAAGGCAGCCTTGCCAGCCACAAATCGGCAAACTTCTCATTACTTGCGGCTCCTGGACTGAGTGCTTAATATGTAGAATTTTGTACTTATATTCTATAATATCAATTACTTATTCATGCTACACGTGGAAAACCTATGTCGAAACggaaaatgatgatgataatatcTTTATAAGCgctgcaaaaaaattaactaCTTATAGATTCAAAtgtatcaaaaacaaaaattagACCGTGACCAGAacacaagaaaaaaaataactaaCCAACGAAATATATGTATCGAACCCATCCTATAACATTTGATAAACAAAATTTGGCACTCATGTAAAAATCAATGTAAATTTAGAAATGAAAGCTCATCCAAATAGGaggataaaaaaatttttcttgtataAATTAATGTATGAAATTAAAACCAATTTAAAAGAGTTATCCTTTATTGTAAAGTACCAGCCTTTTAATATGGGTTGCTCATCGTATCCGTCCTAGAAAAGCTTTGTAACGGTGGTAATCTATTGCCTCTAGCAAAAGTTGTACCATTATTGTTCTTTATAATAACTGGTTTTGCCATCTGTAATTCATCTCGTTGAACATGGTCTTTCATAACTATATcctcattttcatttagaGTTTGAGCAGGATCAACCTGCTGACCATCTTGTGGTGTCactgttgctgttgttgtgATCATAGTCGATGGTGCACCAGACAAAGGACCACAGCCATTGCTATGGACATTCATGCTATTGTTATTACTACCAGACATATTCTGTccagaaaaagaagaaaccaTGAGCGGCTCGTTATTCACAGGAATTAAGTATGGAGGGCTTTCCATTGTCTTCTGTACATTTATAGCAGATCCTCTAGTCTGCTCTTCTGAGCCAGGTGTAGAGAGTTGCTTTGATAGATTTGGTTGCAAATGTAACCTGTCATGCACATAAGGAGCACTAAATCTTCTTCCATTAATGCTCTTCCTGTAAGGCTCAGCACTATCACTCTTACCTTTATAAAAATCAGTGATATGAGGAAGGTTATTCATGTTTCCCGAAAACAAGGGTGGTGCTACTTTTGAGTAATAATCATTATTTTGACCATCTCTCCCATTATAAACAACACTAGGAAGCTGTGCTACCGTCTGAGAACCTTCACTGAACCAATTTCTCCTTGAAAATGATTCCTTATATCTCTGATTTCTCTCTGAAGGAAAATTTTTGTAAATTGTAAAGCCACTATTTTCTGCATTAGAACCATCATATTTGTTGGGTCCCATCATGACAGGAGGTGACCAATATTTTCCATATCTGGTATTTCCCTCATTGTTACTGTTATTCGGCAGTAAGTTCGCCATCGAAGAACCTCCTATAGCGGCATTTCTGAAGGTCGAATCACGACCATTGCCTattgttttgttattaGTATTTATGCTTCCAATAAGTTTACCTTTTTCATCCTTATTCAAAGCTGTTTCATTGCTACTACTACTGCTACTACTGCTTCCACTGCTAATACTGTTATTGTGATTCTTCTTATGATGTACATAGTCATTCCCTTCGCTAGAAATCATATGTTTTCCTTTACCGTTGTTAGTATAGCTACTTGCACTACTACTGCCGCTGCTACCTCCGTTGCTATTCTTGTTAGTAATGCCTGCACTAAAACATGAATCCCCATTGGAAGATGGGGGAGAGgatgatgacgaagaagatgacGTTGAAAAATTGTCACTAGAGTACGATCTTTTCCGTTTATCATCTTTTAGAATAGACTTCCTCGTCTGCTTATTAGATTTCATATCGATTCCGCCATTTTTATAACCGTTGCCATCGTAATGATGATATACCATGCTGTCTTCGTTAGAACCAttcatattattattgcggcttttgaaattattattcCTATCCCGTGAAACGGCGGCTGCATTCCCAACTCCATTCGCAGCTGAGAATGTCCCACTACGAGGCCTCCAGTCACTATATTTCAAAGTTATGTT
Encoded proteins:
- the CET1 gene encoding polynucleotide 5'-phosphatase (CAGL0E06050g~Ortholog(s) have polynucleotide 5'-phosphatase activity and cytoplasm, nucleus localization); protein product: MSEHHSKRALSLDDLVNHDENDKSKLQKLADNESSVRSDDNRPGAIENIVNGNNSNSDLNSNGVIEEDTDTDDDVGGEFTFDNGITFDYDKQDRFSPEKKRIQARKKDTSKTTPSISNESPSNSKESSVPVDPLSSNISATDRKDSSEEKPDLTGPELVKEPDTNEYKRPSIQSITNAEDTTYNDHKAAGMEKTSNKHSLPNILSDSIDETVTEEHKPKTETEQTITEYQQENKQKDNVNESNSEETHDIKNDNMNQVEKIFQEKTSTLSKKNSVKKDLELLNEISASSKPNKYKNTPIWAQKWKPTVKALQNIDTNDFKIDNSILDIIPDDDLTKSVQDWVYATLYSIDPDLRPFIELEMKFGVLLESKSPDRVNPPVSSQAVYTDMDAHLTPNVDETVFKELSKYIQSLSEITENAGKFNVIEAQTKDAVYRVGTSTQRPRFLRMSSDVKTGRIGAFIEKRHISQLLIYSPKDSYDVKLSINLELPVPENDPPEKYQHQTPVSERTKERVSYIHNDSCTRFDITKVQNHNKGIKSNDVEITHEIELEINTPALIKAFDNIMTDSKEYATLIRTFLNNGTIVRRKLSSLSYEIFEGQKKIQ
- a CDS encoding uncharacterized protein (CAGL0E06072g~Ortholog of S. cerevisiae : YMR181C and Saccharomyces cerevisiae S288C : YMR181C); this translates as MQSLDNEYRVRGFVSPSSTPPGTGMMNSRTVSSSSSVSSDSSNPSSAMMLNFYKGSVEDPASILYRNNICKSFEDDLFFCPRSLLSPQEQKKCQEIDSLFTYQQHASSPLLPATLHELSNVPMSPTSSPTAFNTNPMMNFNNMTNKRTASTVHRPMSPRSAKFNPYKSQSFNPSDIH
- the USV1 gene encoding Usv1p (CAGL0E06116g~Ortholog(s) have sequence-specific DNA binding activity, role in positive regulation of transcription from RNA polymerase II promoter and cytosol, nuclear chromatin localization), whose product is MTNEITGVEKKTAKGRFKKPKEKNFKCTGYPGCEMSFSRAEHLARHIRRHTGEKPFKCDICLKYFSRIDNLKQHKDTVHAKDNVKNNSQHHQIHVNGAKSSNITLKYSDWRPRSGTFSAANGVGNAAAVSRDRNNNFKSRNNNMNGSNEDSMVYHHYDGNGYKNGGIDMKSNKQTRKSILKDDKRKRSYSSDNFSTSSSSSSSSPPSSNGDSCFSAGITNKNSNGGSSGSSSASSYTNNGKGKHMISSEGNDYVHHKKNHNNSISSGSSSSSSSSNETALNKDEKGKLIGSINTNNKTIGNGRDSTFRNAAIGGSSMANLLPNNSNNEGNTRYGKYWSPPVMMGPNKYDGSNAENSGFTIYKNFPSERNQRYKESFSRRNWFSEGSQTVAQLPSVVYNGRDGQNNDYYSKVAPPLFSGNMNNLPHITDFYKGKSDSAEPYRKSINGRRFSAPYVHDRLHLQPNLSKQLSTPGSEEQTRGSAINVQKTMESPPYLIPVNNEPLMVSSFSGQNMSGSNNNSMNVHSNGCGPLSGAPSTMITTTATVTPQDGQQVDPAQTLNENEDIVMKDHVQRDELQMAKPVIIKNNNGTTFARGNRLPPLQSFSRTDTMSNPY
- a CDS encoding uncharacterized protein (CAGL0E06094g~Protein of unknown function), encoding MRANSRTAELVCAQSFPQNSKRARMIAPPKSKTLRTTTPRSSNTHTTPLPTDSLQRT
- the ALG5 gene encoding dolichyl-phosphate beta-glucosyltransferase (CAGL0E06028g~Ortholog(s) have endoplasmic reticulum localization): MALIGEVGILQVAIALGISALVGLYSIIYLFSHNPRQPFAEELRYHTFDDKGGIVRFDVDRVNEGDLHLDDILISVVVPAYNETDRIHVMLDDTIKYLRSQFPNRWEILIVDDGSKDGTTEYCLKLAAEEYKLQPKELRVIKFIENRGKGGAVRQGLLHIRGKYGLFADADGASKFSDISKLIDSIQKLEKSDDEKKPKAAMAIGSRAHMVNTEAVIKRSLLRNCLMYGFHTLVYIFGIRSIKDTQCGFKLFNRPAIDLIFPYMHTEGWIFDVEILLLANKKAIPVSEIPISWHEVDGSKMALALDSIKMAIDLVVIRMAYILGIYNPYKQC